In one Achromobacter spanius genomic region, the following are encoded:
- a CDS encoding Nif3-like dinuclear metal center hexameric protein produces the protein MKKVDSHVLASWLDDTLQAARFKDYCPNGLQVEGRSEVGHIITGVTASEALLRAAVERGADAVLVHHGWMWRNEDRRVIGTRRTRMALALKNDLNLYAYHLPLDAHPSLGNNAQLARVLGLVPARRDDGSPRTCGQDNLVWLGEATGLTTLGQLGARVAERLGRQPLVVGDPDQPLSSVAWCTGGAQGMLSDAVDAGASAYLTGEVSESTVHLARETGVGFIAAGHHATERYGAQALGQAVAEQFGIKVEFIDLDNPA, from the coding sequence ATGAAAAAAGTGGACTCCCACGTGCTGGCCAGTTGGCTGGACGACACCCTGCAAGCCGCCCGCTTCAAGGACTACTGCCCCAACGGCTTGCAAGTGGAGGGCCGATCTGAAGTCGGACACATTATCACCGGTGTCACCGCCAGCGAAGCATTGCTGCGCGCCGCGGTCGAACGTGGCGCGGATGCAGTGCTGGTGCACCACGGCTGGATGTGGCGCAACGAAGACCGCCGCGTGATAGGCACGCGCCGCACGCGCATGGCGCTGGCCTTGAAAAACGACCTGAATCTGTACGCCTATCATCTGCCCTTGGACGCCCACCCCAGTCTGGGCAACAACGCGCAACTGGCCCGCGTGCTGGGCCTGGTCCCCGCGCGGCGCGACGATGGCTCTCCGCGCACCTGTGGGCAGGACAACCTGGTGTGGCTGGGCGAGGCCACGGGCCTGACGACGCTGGGCCAACTGGGCGCGCGCGTGGCCGAACGGCTGGGCCGGCAGCCGCTGGTGGTGGGCGATCCGGATCAACCCTTATCCAGCGTGGCGTGGTGTACCGGTGGGGCGCAGGGCATGCTGTCCGATGCCGTGGACGCTGGCGCCAGCGCTTACCTCACAGGAGAAGTGTCGGAGTCCACCGTGCATCTGGCGCGCGAGACCGGTGTCGGCTTCATTGCGGCCGGCCACCACGCCACCGAGCGCTATGGTGCGCAGGCGCTGGGTCAGGCGGTGGCCGAGCAGTTCGGCATCAAGGTCGAATTCATCGACCTTGATAACCCGGCGTAG
- a CDS encoding trypsin-like peptidase domain-containing protein, with protein MRRYWLIFAQAVTVCLGILFVVTTLRPDLLRLGGPGAASPAAVAAARPPAGGGVGPVSYADGVARAAPSVVNVYTTKHVNVPLVPLPDDPVLRQLFGQVPGMSRRQATTSLGSGVIVSQDGHVLTNYHVVQAADAIEVALRDGRRDTAKLVGADPDTDLAVLKLSSLRTLPAATLAADRGLRVGDVVLAIGNPFGVGQTTTQGIVSALGRNGLGLNTYESFIQTDAAINPGNSGGALVDAEGNLVGINTAIYSESGGSMGIGFATPIEIARKVMDDIVKTGSVKRGWLGVEPQDVTPELARAFGLKNDTRGVIIAGVMRDGPAARAGLRVGDIVQTVNGKRMADTVQLLAEIAQLPPGQRATLGVLRAGKAVEVAVAVGTRPGKPR; from the coding sequence ATGCGCCGATATTGGCTGATATTTGCTCAGGCCGTCACGGTCTGCCTGGGTATTCTATTCGTGGTCACAACGTTGCGGCCCGACCTGCTGCGCCTTGGCGGCCCAGGGGCCGCGTCGCCCGCCGCCGTGGCGGCAGCGCGTCCACCCGCCGGCGGCGGCGTGGGGCCGGTGTCGTATGCGGACGGCGTGGCGCGAGCGGCGCCATCGGTGGTGAACGTCTACACGACCAAGCACGTGAACGTACCGCTGGTGCCGCTGCCCGACGATCCGGTGCTGCGCCAATTATTCGGACAAGTGCCGGGCATGAGCCGGCGTCAGGCGACGACCAGCCTGGGCTCTGGCGTCATCGTCAGCCAGGACGGCCATGTGCTGACCAACTACCACGTGGTGCAGGCGGCTGACGCGATTGAAGTCGCGCTGCGCGACGGCCGGCGCGACACCGCGAAGCTTGTGGGCGCGGATCCCGATACGGACCTGGCGGTGCTGAAGCTGAGTTCCTTGCGGACGCTGCCCGCCGCCACGTTGGCTGCCGACCGTGGCCTGCGGGTGGGCGATGTGGTGCTGGCCATAGGCAACCCGTTTGGGGTGGGCCAGACCACCACCCAGGGCATTGTGTCGGCGTTGGGCCGCAATGGCTTGGGGCTGAACACCTACGAAAGCTTCATTCAGACCGACGCGGCCATCAACCCCGGCAATTCTGGCGGCGCGCTGGTGGATGCCGAGGGCAATCTGGTGGGCATCAATACGGCCATCTATTCGGAATCGGGCGGGTCGATGGGCATCGGCTTTGCCACGCCGATCGAGATTGCGCGCAAGGTAATGGATGACATCGTCAAGACGGGCTCGGTCAAGCGCGGTTGGCTGGGCGTGGAACCGCAGGACGTGACGCCGGAGCTTGCCCGCGCGTTTGGCCTCAAGAATGACACGCGCGGCGTGATCATCGCCGGCGTGATGCGCGATGGCCCGGCGGCGCGCGCCGGTTTGCGTGTGGGCGATATCGTGCAAACGGTCAATGGCAAGCGCATGGCCGATACCGTGCAATTGCTGGCCGAGATTGCACAGTTGCCGCCGGGCCAGCGCGCCACGCTGGGCGTCTTGCGCGCGGGCAAGGCGGTCGAGGTGGCCGTAGCGGTGGGCACCCGCCCCGGCAAGCCACGATAA
- a CDS encoding helix-turn-helix domain-containing protein codes for MSPAQRLRALMRWRGIHSQNQLARLSGVPQSCIHRILTRDEHYAPSRATLLRLAKALDTSVPWLSDGVVSATESATPSAPFATLDGYCAEIGALLQSQPESIKKAVLSMVRLLAERPPPDA; via the coding sequence ATGTCGCCTGCTCAAAGGCTGCGCGCCCTGATGCGGTGGCGCGGCATCCACAGCCAAAACCAGTTGGCGCGCCTTTCCGGCGTGCCGCAGTCCTGCATCCATCGAATCCTTACCCGCGATGAGCACTACGCGCCCTCGCGCGCCACGTTGCTGCGCCTGGCGAAAGCGCTGGACACCAGCGTCCCCTGGCTGAGCGACGGCGTGGTAAGCGCAACGGAATCCGCCACGCCCAGCGCGCCCTTCGCCACCCTGGACGGCTACTGTGCCGAGATCGGCGCATTGCTGCAAAGCCAACCCGAGAGCATCAAAAAAGCAGTGTTGTCGATGGTGCGCCTGCTGGCCGAACGGCCGCCCCCCGATGCGTAG
- the tatC gene encoding twin-arginine translocase subunit TatC, protein MTQDASQEEGQQETFISHLVELRTRLMRAVGAVVAVFIVLFIYPGASAIYDVLAAPMLASLPQGTRMIATGVITPFMVPVKVTMMAAFIVALPVVLYQAWAFVAPGLYRHEKRLALPLIVSSTFLFIAGMAFCYFVVFRTVFHFIATFAPQSITPAPDIEAYLSFVMTMFMAFGITFEVPVAVVLLVKMGVVELSKLRAARGYVVVGAFIIAAVVTPPDVVSQFMLAVPLCLLYEVGLLVARMVTPKAGAADDAVSDSLTERH, encoded by the coding sequence GTGACCCAGGACGCCTCCCAAGAAGAAGGCCAGCAAGAGACCTTCATCTCTCACCTGGTCGAATTACGCACCCGCCTGATGCGCGCCGTCGGCGCGGTAGTGGCCGTGTTCATCGTGCTGTTCATCTATCCCGGCGCATCGGCCATTTACGACGTGCTGGCGGCCCCCATGCTGGCGTCGCTTCCCCAAGGCACGCGCATGATCGCCACGGGCGTCATCACGCCGTTCATGGTGCCGGTCAAGGTCACGATGATGGCCGCCTTCATCGTGGCGTTGCCAGTTGTGCTGTATCAGGCCTGGGCCTTTGTGGCCCCGGGGCTGTATCGCCACGAAAAGCGACTGGCGTTGCCGCTGATTGTCTCCAGCACGTTCCTGTTCATCGCGGGCATGGCGTTCTGCTACTTCGTGGTGTTCCGCACGGTGTTCCATTTCATCGCCACGTTCGCGCCGCAGTCCATCACGCCGGCGCCGGACATCGAGGCCTACCTGAGTTTCGTCATGACGATGTTCATGGCGTTCGGGATCACCTTCGAAGTGCCCGTGGCCGTGGTGCTGCTGGTGAAGATGGGCGTAGTCGAACTGTCCAAGCTGCGCGCCGCGCGCGGCTATGTGGTGGTGGGCGCCTTCATCATCGCCGCCGTGGTCACGCCGCCCGACGTGGTCAGCCAGTTCATGCTGGCGGTGCCACTGTGCCTGCTTTATGAAGTGGGCCTGCTCGTTGCCCGAATGGTAACGCCCAAGGCGGGCGCGGCCGACGACGCCGTCTCTGACTCACTGACCGAGCGCCACTGA
- the tatB gene encoding Sec-independent protein translocase protein TatB — MFDVSFTELMVVGVIALIVIGPERLPKVARTVGHLLGRAQRYVNDVKSDIQREIEIDELRKFKSEMEDAAQGVQQSLNETQASLQEPVQQFRAELDEVAREANGKVAPVIVGDASASAASASVEPTPDAVPEPTRTIAPPGQSHSLDLDLPPASAPSSTAAAAPAPQQPAQAPRAPKADDAAPAAKPVPPSGTPT, encoded by the coding sequence ATGTTTGATGTCAGTTTCACTGAGCTGATGGTGGTCGGCGTCATCGCCTTGATCGTCATTGGCCCCGAACGCCTGCCCAAGGTAGCCCGCACCGTCGGCCACCTGCTGGGTCGCGCGCAGCGTTACGTCAATGACGTGAAGTCCGATATCCAGCGCGAAATCGAAATCGACGAGCTGCGCAAATTCAAAAGCGAAATGGAAGACGCCGCGCAAGGCGTACAACAGTCGCTGAATGAAACGCAAGCTTCCTTGCAAGAGCCGGTGCAGCAGTTTCGGGCCGAACTCGACGAAGTCGCGCGTGAAGCCAACGGCAAGGTTGCCCCCGTGATCGTGGGAGACGCGTCGGCCTCCGCGGCAAGCGCGTCGGTTGAACCCACGCCCGACGCCGTGCCCGAACCCACGCGCACGATCGCGCCGCCCGGGCAGAGCCACAGCCTGGACCTGGACCTGCCGCCCGCGTCCGCGCCCAGCAGCACGGCGGCTGCGGCCCCCGCACCTCAACAACCCGCCCAGGCGCCTCGCGCGCCCAAGGCTGACGACGCAGCGCCCGCCGCCAAGCCCGTCCCGCCCTCCGGAACACCGACGTGA
- the tatA gene encoding Sec-independent protein translocase subunit TatA, producing MGSFSIWHWLVVLVIVALIFGTKKLRNIGSDLGGAVKGFKEGMKDANGDKPAEPIAQQRVSDDTIDVQAKEKTNS from the coding sequence ATGGGTAGTTTCAGCATTTGGCATTGGTTGGTTGTTCTGGTCATCGTGGCGCTGATTTTCGGCACCAAGAAGCTGCGCAACATCGGCTCGGACCTGGGCGGTGCGGTAAAGGGCTTCAAGGAAGGCATGAAGGACGCCAACGGCGACAAGCCAGCGGAACCCATCGCGCAACAGCGCGTGTCCGATGACACCATCGACGTGCAGGCCAAGGAAAAGACCAATTCCTGA
- a CDS encoding histidine triad nucleotide-binding protein produces the protein MSDNCLFCKIAAGEIPSKKVYEDEDFVAFHDINPAAPVHLLLIPRRHVTSMQDITGEDAGWLGRMMSLAPRLAAENGCRPGPDGGFRIMINSGVEGGQEVPHLHFHIIGGARPWKGRVAPTA, from the coding sequence ATGAGCGACAACTGTCTTTTTTGCAAAATCGCCGCTGGCGAAATCCCGTCCAAGAAGGTCTATGAAGACGAGGACTTTGTTGCATTTCACGATATCAATCCGGCAGCACCGGTGCATTTGCTGCTGATCCCTCGACGTCATGTCACATCCATGCAGGATATTACCGGCGAGGACGCAGGTTGGTTGGGTAGAATGATGTCGTTGGCGCCGCGGCTAGCAGCCGAAAACGGTTGCCGTCCGGGCCCTGATGGTGGATTTCGCATCATGATCAACTCTGGCGTCGAAGGCGGCCAGGAAGTCCCGCATTTGCATTTCCACATTATTGGCGGCGCGCGACCCTGGAAAGGGCGCGTGGCCCCCACCGCGTAA
- a CDS encoding phosphoribosyl-ATP diphosphatase: protein MTDQTLSAADILARIADTLETRRPENGGDPAASYSAKLLAKGPDSFLKKIGEEATELVMAAKDGVPERIVSETADLWFHCLVALTHFKLRPEDVLAELARREGLSGLAEKASRPKD, encoded by the coding sequence ATGACCGATCAAACGCTAAGCGCCGCCGATATCCTGGCCCGCATCGCCGACACGCTGGAAACCCGCCGCCCTGAAAACGGCGGCGACCCGGCCGCGTCGTATTCCGCCAAGCTGCTGGCCAAAGGCCCCGATTCCTTCCTGAAGAAGATCGGCGAAGAAGCCACGGAACTGGTCATGGCCGCGAAAGACGGGGTGCCGGAACGCATCGTCAGCGAAACGGCCGACCTGTGGTTTCATTGCCTGGTCGCCCTGACGCATTTCAAGCTGCGCCCAGAAGATGTGCTGGCCGAATTGGCCCGCCGCGAAGGCCTGTCGGGCCTGGCCGAAAAAGCCAGCCGCCCCAAAGACTGA
- the hisI gene encoding phosphoribosyl-AMP cyclohydrolase, with protein sequence MSTEPAWMADVVFDENGLIPAIAQDVENGQIMMVAWMNRESLAETAATGRAVYWSRSRQRLWRKGEESGHVQEVHELRLDCDGDVILLKVHQEGGIACHTGRASCFFRRLEGPTDHASWVTVDPVLKDPELIYK encoded by the coding sequence ATGAGCACCGAACCCGCCTGGATGGCCGACGTTGTTTTCGATGAAAACGGCCTGATCCCCGCCATCGCCCAAGACGTTGAAAACGGCCAGATCATGATGGTGGCCTGGATGAACCGCGAATCGCTGGCCGAAACGGCCGCCACCGGCCGCGCCGTGTACTGGTCGCGTTCGCGCCAGCGCCTGTGGCGCAAGGGCGAGGAATCCGGACATGTGCAGGAAGTGCACGAATTGCGCCTGGATTGCGACGGCGACGTCATCCTGCTCAAGGTCCACCAGGAAGGCGGCATTGCCTGCCATACCGGCCGTGCAAGTTGCTTTTTCCGTCGCCTGGAAGGGCCGACGGACCACGCCTCCTGGGTCACGGTCGACCCCGTGCTCAAAGACCCCGAACTGATCTACAAATGA
- the hisF gene encoding imidazole glycerol phosphate synthase subunit HisF — protein MTLSRSSTEAGAPVTSALTRRIIPCLDVTAGRVVKGVNFVNLLDAGDPVEIARRYNEQGADELTFLDITATSDGRDLILPIIEQVASQVFIPLTVGGGVRQVSDIQRLLNAGADKISINSAAVANPELVRAASDYHGSQCVVVAIDARRVSPEGEPARWEVFTHGGRKATGLDAVAWARRMAAYGAGEILLTSMDRDGTKSGFDLELTRAVSDAVPVPVIASGGVGNLQHLADGVTTGRASAVLAASIFHFGQHTVGECKRFMAEQGISVRLD, from the coding sequence ATGACTCTTTCCCGCAGCAGCACCGAGGCCGGCGCGCCCGTAACCAGCGCGCTGACCCGCCGCATCATTCCCTGCCTTGACGTCACCGCTGGCCGCGTCGTCAAGGGCGTGAACTTCGTCAATCTGCTGGACGCGGGCGACCCCGTCGAGATCGCCCGCCGTTACAACGAGCAGGGCGCCGATGAGCTCACCTTCCTGGACATCACCGCCACCAGCGACGGCCGCGACCTGATCCTGCCCATCATCGAGCAGGTGGCGTCCCAGGTGTTCATTCCGCTGACGGTGGGCGGCGGCGTGCGCCAGGTGTCCGACATCCAGCGCCTGCTGAACGCGGGCGCCGACAAGATCAGCATCAACAGCGCCGCCGTGGCCAACCCCGAACTGGTTCGGGCCGCATCCGACTACCACGGCTCGCAATGCGTGGTGGTTGCCATCGACGCGCGGCGCGTGTCGCCCGAGGGCGAACCGGCGCGCTGGGAAGTCTTCACGCACGGCGGCCGCAAGGCCACCGGGCTGGACGCCGTGGCCTGGGCGCGCCGCATGGCCGCCTACGGCGCGGGCGAAATCCTGCTGACCAGCATGGACCGCGATGGCACCAAGTCAGGTTTCGACCTGGAACTGACGCGCGCCGTGTCCGACGCCGTGCCGGTGCCCGTCATCGCCTCGGGCGGCGTGGGCAACCTGCAGCACTTGGCCGATGGGGTCACCACCGGCCGCGCCAGCGCCGTGCTGGCCGCCAGCATCTTCCACTTCGGCCAGCACACCGTCGGCGAGTGCAAGCGCTTCATGGCCGAACAAGGTATTTCCGTACGGTTGGACTAA
- the hisA gene encoding 1-(5-phosphoribosyl)-5-[(5-phosphoribosylamino)methylideneamino]imidazole-4-carboxamide isomerase, with the protein MLLIPAIDLKDGRCVRLRQGDLDDATVFSEDPAAMATRWLDQGARRLHLVDLNGAVAGKPKNEAPIKAILEAVGDDMPVQIGGGIRDLDTIERYLDAGISYVIIGTAAVKNPGFLQDACGAFPGQIIVGLDARDGKIATDGWSKLTRHDVLDLAKKFEDYGCEAIIYTDIGRDGMLSGVNVEATVRLAQHVRIPVYASGGIAGIQDIEALCAVEEEGVEGAILGRSIYEGTLDFQAAQARADELAK; encoded by the coding sequence ATGCTGCTGATCCCCGCCATCGATCTCAAAGACGGGCGCTGCGTGCGCCTGCGCCAGGGTGACCTGGACGATGCAACGGTGTTCTCCGAAGACCCCGCCGCCATGGCCACCCGTTGGCTTGACCAGGGCGCGCGCCGCCTGCATCTGGTCGACTTGAACGGCGCCGTTGCCGGAAAGCCGAAGAACGAAGCGCCCATCAAGGCCATTCTGGAGGCCGTCGGCGACGACATGCCCGTCCAGATCGGCGGCGGCATTCGCGATCTGGACACCATCGAACGCTACCTTGACGCCGGCATTTCGTACGTCATCATCGGCACCGCCGCGGTCAAGAACCCGGGCTTTCTGCAAGACGCCTGCGGCGCTTTCCCCGGCCAGATCATCGTCGGCCTGGACGCCCGCGACGGCAAGATCGCCACCGACGGCTGGAGCAAGCTGACCCGCCACGACGTGCTGGACCTGGCCAAGAAGTTCGAGGACTACGGCTGCGAGGCCATCATCTACACCGACATCGGCCGTGACGGCATGCTGTCGGGTGTGAACGTCGAAGCCACGGTCCGCCTGGCCCAACACGTGCGCATCCCCGTGTACGCCTCGGGCGGCATCGCCGGCATCCAGGACATCGAAGCCCTCTGCGCCGTCGAGGAAGAGGGCGTCGAAGGCGCCATCCTGGGCCGCAGCATCTACGAAGGCACGCTTGATTTCCAGGCAGCCCAGGCTCGCGCCGACGAATTGGCAAAATGA
- the hisH gene encoding imidazole glycerol phosphate synthase subunit HisH, which yields MTTIAIVDYGMGNFHSVARALKFAAPDADIRICNQPQDIDAADRVVFPGQGAMADCMRTLNESGLREAVVRAARNKPLLGVCVGEQMLFDSSEEGGTSCLGLFPGVVRRFSGPRFADLIPADDEACLADTGDAGLADTRPERLKVPHMGWNKVRQTRSHPIWAGIPDDTHFYFVHSYYADPDDSSLTVGETDYGIAFTCAVAAANIFAVQFHPEKSAEHGLRLYRNFVDWQP from the coding sequence GTGACCACTATCGCCATCGTTGACTACGGAATGGGCAATTTCCACTCCGTCGCCCGCGCCCTGAAGTTCGCCGCGCCCGACGCGGACATCCGCATCTGCAACCAGCCTCAAGACATCGACGCGGCTGACCGCGTGGTGTTTCCCGGGCAGGGCGCCATGGCGGACTGCATGCGCACCCTGAACGAATCCGGCCTGCGCGAAGCCGTCGTGCGCGCCGCCCGCAACAAGCCCTTGCTGGGCGTATGCGTGGGCGAACAGATGCTGTTTGACTCCAGCGAAGAAGGCGGCACGTCTTGCCTGGGCCTGTTCCCGGGCGTGGTGCGCCGTTTCTCGGGCCCCCGCTTTGCCGACCTGATCCCCGCCGATGACGAAGCCTGCCTGGCTGACACCGGCGACGCGGGCCTGGCCGACACCCGCCCCGAACGGCTGAAAGTGCCGCACATGGGATGGAACAAAGTGCGCCAGACGCGCTCTCATCCCATCTGGGCCGGCATTCCGGACGATACGCACTTCTATTTCGTCCATAGTTACTACGCCGATCCGGATGATTCCAGCCTGACAGTTGGTGAAACCGATTACGGCATCGCCTTTACCTGCGCGGTGGCGGCGGCTAACATTTTCGCGGTGCAGTTCCACCCCGAGAAGAGCGCCGAACACGGTTTGCGCCTGTATCGCAATTTTGTAGACTGGCAGCCGTAG
- the hisB gene encoding imidazoleglycerol-phosphate dehydratase HisB, with translation MRTAEITRNTNETRIRVAINIDGTGKQTIDTGVPFLDHMLDQIARHGLIDLDIKAEGDLHIDAHHTVEDVGITLGMAIAKAVGTKAGLRRYGHAYVPLDEALSRVVVDFSGRPGLEYHIPFTRAHIGNFDVDLTREFFQGLVNHALITLHIDNLRGFNAHHQAETVFKACGRALRMAMEVDPRMGDVVPSTKGVL, from the coding sequence ATGCGTACCGCAGAGATCACCCGCAACACCAACGAAACCCGCATCCGCGTGGCCATCAACATCGACGGCACCGGCAAGCAGACCATCGACACGGGCGTGCCGTTCCTGGACCACATGCTGGATCAGATCGCGCGCCACGGCCTGATCGATCTGGACATCAAGGCCGAGGGTGACCTGCACATCGACGCGCACCACACGGTGGAAGACGTGGGCATCACGCTGGGCATGGCCATTGCCAAGGCCGTCGGCACCAAGGCCGGCCTGCGCCGCTACGGCCACGCCTACGTGCCGCTGGACGAAGCGCTGTCGCGCGTGGTGGTGGACTTCTCGGGCCGCCCCGGCCTGGAATATCACATCCCGTTCACGCGCGCCCACATCGGAAATTTTGATGTAGACCTGACGCGTGAGTTCTTCCAGGGGCTGGTCAACCACGCCCTCATCACCCTGCATATCGACAACCTGCGCGGCTTCAATGCCCACCATCAGGCCGAAACCGTGTTCAAGGCCTGTGGCCGCGCCCTGCGCATGGCCATGGAAGTCGACCCGCGCATGGGCGACGTCGTGCCCTCCACCAAGGGCGTGCTGTAA
- the hisC gene encoding histidinol-phosphate transaminase, whose product MSAAPAASVAGRIQGTLRADVLALAAYPVAHADGCIKLDAMECPYELPDAVRDDIARAVRDTPLNRYPAADLSALQQAVKAGFGVPDAADVLFGNGSDELIHIIVQACCNPGDVVLSPWPSFVYFDMAARFDHARFVGVPLTEDLALDLPAMLAAIREHQPKVVFLAVPNNPTGGLWSDEDVQAIIAAAPGLVVLDEAYQPFADRTWMPQVLDAPNVVVMRTVSKIGLAGLRFGYLAGHPDWIAELNKLRPPYNLDVLTQATLMAVLRHKPVLDEQAVRLRADRGPLADALAALPGVRVFPSAGNFVLARFSGKLDGNAVHLALKTRKILIRNFSNAHPLLANCLRISVGAPAENAALLVALQEILSA is encoded by the coding sequence ATGAGCGCGGCCCCGGCGGCAAGCGTCGCTGGCCGCATCCAAGGCACCCTGCGCGCGGACGTCCTGGCGCTGGCCGCCTACCCGGTCGCCCACGCGGATGGCTGCATCAAGCTGGATGCGATGGAATGCCCGTATGAACTGCCCGACGCGGTGCGCGACGACATCGCCCGCGCCGTGCGTGACACGCCGCTGAACCGCTATCCCGCCGCCGATCTGTCCGCCTTGCAGCAGGCGGTAAAGGCCGGGTTCGGCGTGCCCGATGCGGCCGACGTGCTGTTTGGCAACGGCTCGGATGAACTCATCCACATCATCGTCCAGGCCTGTTGCAACCCGGGCGACGTGGTGCTGTCGCCGTGGCCGTCGTTCGTTTATTTCGACATGGCGGCGCGCTTTGACCACGCGCGCTTTGTCGGCGTGCCGCTGACCGAGGATCTGGCCCTGGATCTACCGGCCATGCTGGCCGCCATCCGCGAACATCAGCCCAAGGTGGTGTTCCTGGCCGTGCCCAACAACCCCACCGGCGGCCTGTGGTCGGACGAAGACGTGCAGGCCATCATCGCCGCCGCCCCCGGGCTGGTGGTGTTGGACGAGGCCTATCAGCCTTTCGCCGACCGCACCTGGATGCCGCAAGTGCTGGACGCCCCCAACGTGGTCGTCATGCGCACGGTGTCCAAGATCGGCCTGGCCGGCCTGCGTTTCGGCTATCTGGCCGGGCATCCCGACTGGATCGCCGAACTGAACAAGCTGCGCCCGCCCTACAACCTGGACGTGCTGACCCAGGCCACGTTGATGGCGGTGTTGCGCCACAAGCCCGTGCTGGACGAACAGGCCGTGCGCCTGCGCGCCGACCGGGGCCCGCTGGCCGATGCGCTGGCTGCCTTGCCGGGCGTCAGGGTATTCCCTTCCGCCGGCAACTTTGTGCTTGCCCGCTTTTCCGGCAAGCTGGATGGCAACGCCGTGCATCTTGCGCTGAAAACGCGCAAAATATTGATTCGCAACTTTTCCAACGCCCATCCGCTCCTGGCAAACTGCCTGCGTATCTCGGTGGGCGCCCCGGCCGAGAACGCCGCCTTGCTGGTTGCCCTGCAAGAGATTTTGAGTGCTTAA